A window of Sphingobacterium kitahiroshimense genomic DNA:
CCCCTAACAATAGATGGATCGCAGCTTACAGATGCTGGATATGCGCGTTTTGCGCCTTTGTTGGCAGACCTAATTTTTGGGAAGGCTGATGATAAAAATGAAGATAACCGTGATCTTGTACGTCATGCTGTTCTTGAAAAAAATTGGATGTGGCATAACGATATTAAAATTCCGAATGGGGTACATGCTTATGGTAGAAGATATGATCCATTTGGGCCTGATAATTACCCTGCTGAAATTAAGAAAATCCGAGAAATGACTGCGATCAGAGATACGGCAATCTGGCTGGCTGCGCATGGAAAGAAAATGGATGTGGCGGCAGCGGATAAAAAGACAACCCCTGTACCTGAAGTAAAAACAAACTATGATCCTGGAAAGAATGGCAATTTGGCTTATCTGTACGGGGATGATGCTTTAGCAACCCTGAAAGTTGCCCCAGGTTTTAAGATTGATCTTTTTGCTTCAGAAAAGGAATTTCCAGATTTGGCTAATCCTTGTCAAATTACGTTTGATAATAAAGGTCGTTTATGGGTTGCTACAATGCCTAGTTACCCTCACTATAAACCAGGAGACTCGAAACCTAATGACAAGTTGATTATACTCGAAGATACTGATCAGGATGGTAAAGCAGATAAGCAGACCGTTTTTGCGGATGGACTACATCTTCCTGTAGGCTTCGAAATTACTGCTGACGGTGTTTATCTGTCTCAAGGAACTAATTTTATGCTTTTAAAAGATACGGATGGCGATGATCGGGCTGATGTCAGAGAGATTTTATTGAGTGGTTTTGATGATCACGATACCCATCATAATATTCATGCCTTTACGGTCGATCCTTCGGGAGCAATCATTATGGGAGAAGGAGTATTTTTACATTCTAATATAGAAACTTCTTATGGGCCTGTTCGTGGTACGAATGGTGGTTTTTACCGTTATAGTCCACAACGTCGCTATTTGGAACGGATGGCGCAGCCTAATGTACCCAACCCCTGGGGGATAGCTTTTGATGAATGGGGGCAAAATTTTTATGCTGAAACCTCCGGACCTGATGTCAGCTGGATGCTGCCCGTGACTATAAAACCTAAATATGGTGTAGCAACGACTAAATCCCGAAATCTGGTACAGGATGAACATCGGGTGCGACCGACTTCTGGTCTTGAGTTTGTTTCAAGCCGCCATTTCCCAGATTCTCTACAAGGTGATTTCTTGATCAACAATACCATCGGCTTTTTAGGAACGAAAGAACACCGGTTGAATGATGATGGGACGGGTTACAAAAGTACACATCGACAGGACTTATTGCAGAGTTCTGACAAGAATTTTAGGCCTGTTGATCTGGAATTTGCTCCGGATGGGTCTCTATATATTGCGGATTGGCACAATATCTTAATCGGGCATATGCAGCATAATGCCCGTGATCCGTTGCGCGATCATGTACACGGACGTATTTATCGGATCACTTACCCGTCAAGACCACTTTTAAAACCGGCTCAAATTGCTGGAGCATCTATTCCTCAATTGCTTGATAATCTGAAATTACCGGAATACCGTACCCGTTATCGTACCCGTGCTGAACTCCGGGGGCGGAAATCCTCAGAAGTACTGCCACAATTAAAAAACTGGGTAGCGAAATTGGATAAAAGTAATCCGAAATATGCGCATCAGCTGGTTGAAGCATTATGGGTAAGCTGGGGTTTGAATCAGGTTGATCAAGAGTTGTTGAGGAAGGTGTTGAAATCGGATGATTATCATGCTCGGGCTGCAGCAGTAAGGGTATTGCGCTATACGGGGCATCAGGTAAAAGATCATGAAAAGTTGCTGATGCAGGCCGCATCTGATCCGCACGGCCGTGTACGTCTTGAGGTGCTTACCGCCGCATCTTGGATGCCAAGGGAGAAAGGCATGCCGATCATGCTGGCAATAGCTAAAAAGGGTGTTGATGATTGGATCGAACCTGCCTATACAATGGCTGTTGCTAATTTGACTAGGAGGGAGGAATTGAAGGATGATAGTCCAGATAAAGTCAAAACGTCTCTTACCGGAATAGAACGTGATCAGTATATTAAAGGTAAGGCCCTTTTTGCAAAAGAAGGATTTTGTATCACCTGTCATCAAGCTGATGGCAATGGTTTACCGATGTCTGGTTTTCCACCTCTTCATGGAACGAAATGGGTGACAGGTAGCCAAGATCGTTTAATTAAAGTAGTACTTAAAGGTTTACATGGGCCGATGGAAGTCAATGGAACAAAATTTCCGGGTCAGGTACCGATGACACCCTTTGAAGGAATGCTCAGTGATGAGGAAGTGGCCGCGGTATTAACATATGTACGCAATTCCTTTGGGAACAAAGCATCTGCAGTTTCCAAAGAAAAAGTAAAAGCAGTCAGGGCAGCTTCAGAAAGCAAAAAGGGGTTTTATGCTCCAGCGGAATTGTTGCAGGAGTTTTCATTAGAAAAGTAATGTTACGAACTTATTTGATACTAAGGGTTAAGTAGTGTTATGCTACTTAACCTTTTTTATATCGCCGATACCCTTAAGCTTGCTTCTGTAGGGCACTCAAATTATAGACACTTCTACTTTCTGTTTTTTCGTCCCGTAAAAGCGCCAGTACATTGGTGATGGTATAGACGCACATGTGTCTATAGGTCGTAGCAGTAAGGCTACCGGAGTGCGGAGTAATGAGTGTATGTCGATGATCGACAAGTGCGTCCGGATGCTTTGGAGGTTCTTCTGGTAATACATCGGCAGCAAAACCTGCAAGGCTGTTTGTATTTAGTGCCTTTACAAGTGCTTCATGATCGATCAATGCTCCTCGGGCTGTGTTAATGAGTAAAGCCGTAGGTTTCATCAGATTGAGCTCCTGCGCACCCAATAAGGTTCCGATAACAGTAGTATAGGGGAGATGGAGACTGACAATATCGGCCTGTTGCAGGAGTTCTGTTTGTGTAACCTGTCGATAAGGAACATCTTTGGTAGATCGGCTTGAATATATGACCTTCATACCAAATGCATCAGCTAGTTTAGCCACACGTTGACCTATATTGCCCAGACCGATAATACCAAGGGTCTTTCCATGGAGCTCATCTCCGTTATATTGGTTACGCCAGTTCCAGTTGTTATTTTTTACCTGCTGAATGGATTCGTACAGGTTGCGTGTGAGCATAAGCATGAGGGCTAGAGTATGTTCTGCAATTGTTGAAGCATTGGATGCAGGAGCATGTATGATGCTGATATTGCGAGCAGTTGCTTCATGTACATCAATATTATCAAGTCCTACGCCACATCGGGCGACCGCCTGTAGGGCGGGACAAGCATCCAATAGTGCCTTGTTGATCTGACCCTTTCCACGGGTAATGATGGCGTTTATGGTGTATTTGTCAATTGCTTTCTGCAATGAAATACTGTCGTAGCCTGTCAGTACGTTAACTTGATCTTGCAGCATGACTAAGGCTTCTTCAGCTATAGTTTCCAGTAATAAAACGTTTTTTTTGATTGTCATATGATGGGATTCCGCAGTACTCTTTATTGGCGTTTATTTATGATATAAGGTAGCTTCATCAGATTTGTATCCCCTGAAATCATTTCTATTGGAAATATAGATACCTTCTTCATAGAGATCGTCTTCTAGAATAAGTGGATCAATTTCACTGCCCGGTGCTGATGATATTTCGACGAGATTGCCTGCTGGGTCACGTAGAAAAAGCTGCATGGCACCATCTGGTAATTTTCTTACTTTCCCCCAGGGTGTAATATCGATCAGCTGGAGTTCTTTCATGCGAAAAAAAATCTTGTTAAAATCATCTACTTGAACGCAAATATGTCCGCGAAATGAAGGCGTATCTTCCCATTCCGAGAGATGAAGCTGTTGCTCATCATTAAATTTAAAAAACATCACAGGGTAATCAAATCTAAAGGCAGCAAGGGGTTCCAGACCCAGTTCGTTTTGATAAAATGCTGCTGCCTTTTCAAGATTATCTACGATAAGTGTAACGTGGTTGATTTTGATTGCCCGTGCCATATCTATTGATTTATTTTGTTAGTTAGATTTTCTGTTTAAACTCATTAATAAAATTCCAGTTGGGTGTTAGTCCCAGCCCCGGTGCCACTGGAGCCGCGATGACGCCATCAGTAACTGTAATCTGCTCGTGGACCAGATCATACATCATAGGATTACCTCCAAGTGAAAACTCAATGATTGTTGCGGCCTGGGATGCAAATGCGACATGGAGCCCTGCCATAAATGAGAAAGCAGAACCCCAACAGTGCGGAGCAAGTTCTAATTGATGAACACTTGCTAGGTGTCCTACGCGCATGGTTTCGGAAATACCTCCAATAATCGCTGCATCGGGCTGTATGACATCTAGCGCTCTGACTTCAAGTAAATCGCGGATGTCAAAGCTTGTAAATTCACTTTCTCCTGCAGCTATGGGAATTGTAGTGGAAGCTCGGACTTCTGCTGTACCGTGTCTATTGTCAGGATTAATGGGTTCTTCAAACCAGTACAGATTACAATCTTCTACTCCTCGACAGAACTGTTTTGCTTCAGGTACACTAAAGGTACCGTGTGCATCTGTCATGAGTTTAATGTGAGGACCGAGTGCTTTTCTTGCGGCTTTGACACGGTCAATACTGTTTTGGACAGTTTGATCCATGATACCGACACGCATTTTTACGGCATTAAATCCTTTAGCAACATAACTATTGAGCTGCTCGCCTATATGATCAACGGAAGCCCAGCCACCACTGGCGTACGCAGGCATTTGTTCGCGACAGGCTCCGCCAAGAAGGTCCATAACAGGTACTCCCAAAGCTTTACCTTTTAAATCCCACAGAGCGGTGTCGATACCGCTCATTGCGGCTATAGTTAATCCTCTTCGACCAAGGATAGGGAATCTTCGACCTCTTGTGAGTGCATAATGATCGCGTGTGCCATTGTACATCTCCTCCCAAAGACGGTTTATATTTTTTGCATTTTTACCAATTAAAATGGGTTTTAATTCATTTTCAATGCAGCTTACTATGGATGCGCATACTCCAGATGATCCGACAGCTGCTTTTGCCTCTCCGAAACCTTGAAGACCATCTTCAGTGGTAACGACCACGAGTGTCATGTCGAAATTGGTTAGCAGACCGTAATCTGAAAAATGCTGTTTTTCTTTTGGTATAGGACATCCCAGCCAGAATGCTTCTATGTTTGTTATCTTCATTGTTTCTATTTCTAATAGGGTAAATAATGCTATTTACCGAAATTTAATATTGATTACTCCTTAGTCTGTGATATCAAGTTCGATGAGTTATTCAATTGCATTATTGCTGGTGTTGCGAAAAGCTCATTTTATATTTTTGAATCCTGCTCGGATGTTGTAGCCTACAACATTTTTTGTGACAGCTACTTAATAAGTTTGGACAAAATCTCGAATGATTTCTGAGTGAGCATTGTATAAAACTCTTCCGAAACTGATGCACTGCCATGATCTTCAAGAAATTTCTTTTGTTCAGGAGAGAGGTTTTCGGGATGCTCATCAATAGAATTGGGGTAAGGGTTTGCAGGAGTACGGTCCAAAGGTGAACAAAATTCCACAGACAGCACTTCGTTATAACCAATCTGATCGAGTGTTTCAAGTATTTTACTCCAATTCAGCGTGCCCATTCCCGGAGCCATCCTATTGTTGTCGGCAACATGGAAACCAACAAGTTTTCCTTTGGCTCGTTTGATTGCTTCATAGAGATCATCTTCTTCGATGTTCATATGAAAGGTGTCAAGGCACACACCGCAATCGGGACCTACGGCCGCAGCAAGTGCTAATGCTTGATCACCTCTGTTAACGAAATAGGTTTCAAATCTATTGATTGGTTCAATACCGATCAATATGCCTGATGACTGTGTGTAGTGATATACGTCTTGTAGTGAGTCAATGGCCCATTGCCATTCTTCTTCGGGTCTGCCGTCGGGTATGATTTTACCCACCGTACCGGGCACCACAGAGATCATGTGACCATCGAGTTCCTTAACCATGCGCGCCACATCTTTGACATATTGTATGGATTTGGAGCGCTGAGCTTCATCTTTAGCCAGTAAATTTCGATCTCCTAACATCAATGTGACAGAGCCCCAACATGATAATCCATATTGTTTTAAAAGTTTTCTGACCTCTTTCGTGTCATAATGTTCTGGACTACCAGCAATTTCAATTTTAGTATAGCCTAAACTGGAGGCTCTGCGAATTGTTGTTTCTATTGTTTCGGCTCGCATCCAGTTATGTATCGATAATTCCATAGGGTATGTAATGTTTCGGATAAAGTATATCGTGTGTATTGAAGCTATTGTTGTCTATAGGGAACGTTGATATCTATTTTTCCTGCCCATTTCTTAGGGATAGGTTTTCCTACAGTCCAATGTATGGCATTAATCAGTAACCGCTGAAAACTTGCTATATTAAAATCATCGGGATGACCAAGTGTTGTTGTGAAAACTTTTCCTCCAGCAGCGGTTTTCCAGGTCCACGCCACAGGATTTTCAACTGCTTTTTTATCTGGATCTACAGCTTTTCCCATTAATAACCAAGTTGATCCTTTTGATGGATAATCGGGTACAACATGGTACAACCAGGAGCGTACATGAAAGTTTGGATCTACTCCTGTTAAGATCGGATTTTTACTTTGTGTGGGAATAATGGATACATCGGTACTGGAATTATGACCGTAATGGGTGTGACCACCTTTGCCCCATCCTGGAGGACCTCCCAAAGCAAATTCACCAAAAGCATTCCATTTCTCCAAGGGATGTCCACTGGGATAATTAAAAGCATGTGTGCTGGTTCTGAAACCAATAACCGGCTTTCCGGATTTTAAATAATCGTCGATATGTTTAACTTGATCGGCAGGTAATAGTCTCCAACGAAGGTAGAAAATAGCAAGATCGGCATCTTTTAGAGCTTCTAGTCCCGGGATATTTTCTTCTGAATTATAGTCAGGACTTGCTTTTAGCACCAAAGTTCGCATGCCATAGTTTTTCTCAAGTTCGGCTGCTATCATAGGCAGGGTTTCTTCGCCACTGTATTCGTGGTCGCCCGTTACAAATACAATTAGAGGTTTTTTGACTGTTTTCTTTTTGCTTTGACCAGCAGATGGAGATACATTTGATAGCAATATGCCTATTGTAATTAAACATATAATGCTTTTTAGATGCTTCATTATGGTTTTATAATTAGGTTTAATTGTATAAACGAGGAACAAATAGTACTGTATAAACCAGTTTGTTATGCCGTTCGGTTTAACTCAAATATATAAATAAAATAAACGTAAAACAAGATAAAACGACGGGAAATGTTGTACATTAAATACGGTCATGTATGGTCAACTATGAATTGGTTTTTTAAGTATATGACGTTTTATATGAAACGATGATCAGCTATATCTTAGCTTTAAATTGGTAAAATGTAAGGACTATTGATTGCTATAGTCTTTTCGTTTTCTTCAACTTTTTAATTCACTACACTGCCTATAGGCACCTACTTCTTTCTTGTTTTTCATGTAAAGGTATAATCCTCCAAAAGCAAAGATCAATAGGATAGGAAGTATTAACGTGATCTGTAATACTTCCGGCCCAGCTAGGTTTTTAGCTGTTGTGTATGCCAAAGCTTCTGCCGTTCCTTCTGTTGCTGAACTATACAGATCGAGATTGGAACCAATTGGTAAATGCTTTATGATTAATCCATCATAATAGCTGCCCATGATCATCGTATAGATGGAAACAGCAAACATACCAGCTCCACCGATAAGATTTAAACCCAAAGCTCCAGATTGTGGAATATTTTCGGCAACAAAACCGATCATAGTTGGCCAGAAGTAACACACACCGATACCAAAAATAATTGCTGCAAAGAAAACAGCATTACCTGTAAAGCTACCAAGCATATATAGACCTGCTGCTGCAAAGATTGCTGAAAAAAGGAGCACACCTTGGGGTGCAAGTTTTTGAACAATTGGTTTTGCGAACGCGCGGCCTATTACCATAATTCCAGTGGTAATCGTAAGTAATAGAATGGCGTTGTCGGTTACATTTTTAAGCAGTAAACTAATCCATTGCCCTGTAAATAGTTCAGTAATAGCGGTCATAAACATGCATAGAAATAGGAATAGAAATAAAGGAGAGCCTACTGCCTTGTACATGTCTGCAGTGGAATATCCTGAGGATACCCGTTCTGTAACGGGGAAATCAAGCTTTGAGAAAATATAACCATAAATAACTGTTGGAATTAACATCATCCCAACTTGGAACTGCCATCCGATGCCCAGATGGACAAATAGCGTGACCAATAACGTACCTATCACAACACCTCCAGGAAACCAGAGATGGAAATAGTTGAGTCTAGTTGTCTTTTCTTGCGGATATAGTGCGGCCACTAATGGATTACAAGCGGCTTCAACCGTACCATTTGCAATGCCAATTAATAATGTGGAGAAGAAAAGACTCCAATAGCCTTGTGCAAAGATGGTCAATAGAATACCTGCTAAATGAAAAAGGAAAGCCATCACCAGAAGGCGTTTCATCCCGATGATGTCAACAATAAAACCACCGATAACGATGGCAAGTGGAAATCCCCAAAAAGCTGTAGCTGTGATGGTTCCCAACTGTGTCGCATTTAATTGAAAATCAATGCCGAGTTGATCCATCATACCCGCACGGATACCGAAAGAAAGCGAAGTGACTAAAAGAGCGAGACAACTTGCCCAAAATAGTTTAGATGTTTGAATTTGATGCATATATTTAGGTTAAATTGATTAGTTTAAAAGTATTTCATCCATAAATATCCAAGCTGGTTGTCCTTTTCCGGCGTGCCATTCTGGTAATTTTTTGAAGTTTTTACCTACAATTTTGATGCAGGAGATTGATTGCGATTTAAATTTTACTTCCATCTTGATAAATGCATCTGCTTCATCTTTTTGTGGCATTGGATTTTTTACACGTTGCAATAAGCGCATGTTTTTTTCGTTAGTACCACCCCATACTTCAAATTCCTGTGGGGGAAGGATATGTGTTTGGATTTTTTTCATCATGTTGACCGATATAGATTTGAGGGGTAGCTGTTCTTTGAAAAATAGCATTAATGCCATGTTTTCATTGTAACCGATCCATTTGCCATTCTGGATGTCAAAGCTGCCGAGTTGTAAATCTGTCAATGTCTTCGGTCCGTCACCTTTATATTTTTCACTTGGCGCTACTATAAATGCAATGCTGTCGGGGCTGTAGCGACTTTGATAAAAGTTAAAAGTCAAGACATCACTACCGTACCATCCGGTTTTATATGCTTTAGTTTTTAATGTAACGGACTCTTTAATTTCAATTTCTTTGTCGTAAAGAGGTGACTTTAAACTATCGGGTTCGGTTCCATCGGTTGTATACCTGATCTCTACACCGTTGATGGGATGTTTAATCTGTAATGGTATTCTATTTTTGAAAATAGAAACGGTTGTACTTAAATGTGGCTGGTTTAGCTTTATGGGACTCTTTCCGTCGTCTTTAAAGCCTGTAATAATGCGAATTCCTTTTGCTAATTGTTTCAATTGGCCAATTTCATTTTCCTTTATATCAGTTCGCCATAATGATAGCTCTTTTAGGTTTTTCATAGCAACAAGTTGCTTCACGGTATTGAAATTTACTGCTGTACCAGATAGTGATAGGGTATTTAACTGTTTTAATGGAAGTAAATGCTTCAGTCCGTCGCCTTTAATAGCTGTGAAGTTGAGATTCAGTTTACGTAAATTTTCAAATGTGCTGATCGTTTTTAGTTCTTCGTCTTGCACGGGTAATCCGTTTAAGTTGAGAGATACAATCTGTCTTTTTATTTCTGTCAATTCTTTTAGCGCTTCTGGTTTGTAAATCGTTTTGTTATAGATATTAACAGACAGAGCAGGGGAGCCTTTATCGAGGATGGAAATAACCCGATAATCATTATTTAGTTTTTTGACCGTTGCCTCTGATGCCGCTGCAAAATCATATTGTTGTGCCATTGAAGGTGATGGGCCTAAAGTTGTAGAAGCTAGTATGCGTAAAGAATCTTGCTGTGGTAAATCGATTACTTTTTTATCCAATTGTGCATTTCCTTTTATCCAGAGGGTCAGTACAGCTATTTCTGTGGCAGTAAGTTCGGGTTTTCCTTTTGGAGGCATTCTTTTTTCATCTTCAACTGGAAGATGAAGGCGTTGCAATAATAAACTGATTTGGGGATTGCCGGGAACAAATAGTTTTCCATTTTTGCCACCTTTTAACATAGATGCTGCGTCAGTGAGGTTTAAGCTTCCTTTTGCTTTTTCCATATTGTGGCAACTGGCGCATTTGGCTGTAAAAATAGGTAGAATCACGTCTTGATAGATCATCGCTTGCTCTATTGAGACTTTTTCTGGGGTGGGTGTGACAGGAGCGAGTACGAAATTTTCGCCATGGGTCAATATGGCTCCATAATGCCCCGTAAGAAGAAGTGAAATAATAGTGAGCAAGGCAAACATTTTTGAAAGTGGAGAATTGTACCATGATTTTTCCCGTATCCAATAAATGAAAGAAAATATAAAGACAAGACTTACGCCGGTCCATTTGTGCCACTGTAAAGTACTTCCGCTGTAACCATCTTCTTGTGATAGTAATAAACCCATAATGACCGTTACTGTTGCCAAGAAAATACCACCTAGCAGTAGTCCCGATGTAAATTTGTGATATAGGGTTAATGTTGCATAGGATTTATTGTAACGAAAAATTTCAAGCAGCATCGCCAATAGCAATAGCACAATTGGAAAATGTAGTAGCATGGGATGCATTCTTCCAAATGATTGAAGCCATAGTGGTACCGAGATCTGTTTTCCAAATATTAATAAAAAGATGATAAAAATATTTAGCGCAAACAGTGCATGTTCTGTAAATCCTTTGAAGGTAATTTTCATATAAAAATTAGACTCGTGTAAATTTATAGGGATATACTTTTCCTGATGCCCATTGTGCTACGTAGATATTTTCGTCGTCATCGATGCAAACATCATGTGGGTTATGTAATATTTGTAATTCTTGGGCCATGGGCTGTAAGGTGCCATTGCTATATACTGGGATGGTACCACCAATATTGGATATTACCTTATTGTTTTTGTCTAGAATCGTAACGAAACCACTGTCTGCTTTATTGAGATCAGGAGATCTTAAAACAGCAGCATAAAGATTTTCATTTTTGATGACTGGCCGGCAGATGCATGCTCCTGGCAATGCGATGACTTCTAGGAGATTGCCGTTCATATCAAAACGTTTAAAGCAGTTGCGTGTACGGTCAGTAACCAGTAAGGTCGGATTTCCACTTCTTTTATCTACGCAAACCCCATGAGCATTGTCCAAATGTTTTACTTCTTTTCCTCTTCCTCCAAAGTAGCCCTGTAGCTTCCCGTCAGCATTATAATGAAAGACATACTGCAAGCCATAACCATCGGCAATATAGAAATCGCCATTGTCTGCAACAGCGACTTCAGTCGGCACAAATTCTTCTTTTTTTTGATATAAACCGGTTTCCATAGGACAATCGATGGTTTTTAATATGTTGCCATCTAATGTGGTTTTAAAAACCTGATGCCTATCGGTATCTGTAATAAATAGCGATTCTTGTTTGCCTTCATTGGCGATGGTCAATCCATGTGCACCTGGAAAATCATGGCCCCAGGAGTTTAATAATTTACCCGATTTGTTATAAATTAAGATATTATTTTTAGTTTCATTGGTTAATAGTATAATACGTCCTTTTTTATCTTGGACCATTTCATGGCAGTCATTTACTGGGTTTTTGAGCGGATTTAATTGTCCCCATTTGTTATCAAGTGTGTAGCGCATGTTATGATGTCCGTATATTGGACCTTTTGGTTTGGCCATGAGGTCCTTCATAATGAAGAAACTTGCAGATAAGGTTGCTGTATTTTTGATAAATGATCTTCTTTCCATAAAAAAATAAGGTTATACTAATATGTCATTGATTACTTTTCCTGCGACATCGGTTAATCTATAACGTCTGCCTAGATGTTTATAGGTGAGTTTTTCATGGTTTAATCCGAGCTGATGTAGGATTGTGGCATGAAAGTCATGCACATGAACAGGATCTTTGATGATGTTATATCCTAGTTCATCGGATTCACCGTATACGATTCCTGGTTTGACTCCGCCACCTGCCATCCATATACTGAAGCAACGGGGATGATGATCACGCCCATAATTATCTTTGGTCATGGCGCCTTGGCTGTAATTGGTTCGTCCAAATTCTCCTCCCCAGATGACGAGTGTTTCATCCAATAGACCTCTTTGTTTGAGATCTGTAATTAATGCTGCCGATGCTTGGTCTACATCTTTTGCCTGACCTGCCATTTCTGTGGGTAAGTTACCATGTTGATCCCAACCTTGATGATAGAGCTGAACAAAACGGACTCCGTTTTCACTAAGTTTTCTTGCAAGTAGGCAATTGGCCGCAAAAGTACCGGGATTAAGGCAGTCTGCGCCATACAGTTTGATGATATCATCGGGTTCTTTAGAAAGATCAGTGACTTCTGGAACTGCAGTTTGCATACGATAGGCCATTTCATATTGCTGTACCTTGGCATTGATCTCTGGATCGCCAAATTCCTGATAGGAGAGGTCATTCATCGCGGCTAATTGATCAAGCATTTTTCTGCGTTCAAAACGATTTAAGCCATCAGGGTCTTTTAGGTAAAGCACTGGATCTTCACCACTGCTGAACTGTACGCCCTGATGGGTCGAGTCTAGAAAACCGTTGCTCCACAACTTGGAGTAGACACCCTGACCATTACCTTTTCCGCGTGATAATAATACAGTGTACGCCGGGAGGTTTTTATTTTCACTTCCTAGACCATAACTAAGCCAAGCACCCATACTGGGTCTGTTTCCTTGTTGTGCACCACTTTGAAAAAATGTCAGTGCGGGATCATGATTGATCGCTTCTGTGAACATAGATTTAATGATACAGATATCGTCAACAACTTTTGCTGTATGTGGAAATAAATCGCTGATCCATGCACGCGACTCTCCATATTGTTTGAAATCATAGTAGGAACCTACTAAAGGGAATGACGCCTGATTGGCAGTCATACCTGTAAGCCTTTGTGCTCCCCGTATGGATTCAGGAAGCTCTTGACCCATCATTTCTCTGAGTTTGGGTTTATAATCGAAAGATTCGAGTTGTGATGGAGCCCCATTCTGAAAGAGATAAATTACACGCTTTGCTTTAGGAGCAAAATCTGGAATACCCGAGGGAAGTCCTGCTTGCTCAAAGCCTCCTTCAAATAGATCGGGAATGAGCAAAGATCCCAATGCTACACTGCCTAAGCCTAAACTTAGTTTTGAAAGGAATCGACGTCTATTGAAATTAAGACCATGTTCTAAAATATTTTTGTCCATAATTTAGGATTTTGTAATGGTTTCTTCTAAATTGTATATAATGGTAATTACGCCCATTAATGCAGCAAGTTGTGTTTTATTGACTTTCTGATCTATAGGAAA
This region includes:
- a CDS encoding DUF1501 domain-containing protein — encoded protein: MDKNILEHGLNFNRRRFLSKLSLGLGSVALGSLLIPDLFEGGFEQAGLPSGIPDFAPKAKRVIYLFQNGAPSQLESFDYKPKLREMMGQELPESIRGAQRLTGMTANQASFPLVGSYYDFKQYGESRAWISDLFPHTAKVVDDICIIKSMFTEAINHDPALTFFQSGAQQGNRPSMGAWLSYGLGSENKNLPAYTVLLSRGKGNGQGVYSKLWSNGFLDSTHQGVQFSSGEDPVLYLKDPDGLNRFERRKMLDQLAAMNDLSYQEFGDPEINAKVQQYEMAYRMQTAVPEVTDLSKEPDDIIKLYGADCLNPGTFAANCLLARKLSENGVRFVQLYHQGWDQHGNLPTEMAGQAKDVDQASAALITDLKQRGLLDETLVIWGGEFGRTNYSQGAMTKDNYGRDHHPRCFSIWMAGGGVKPGIVYGESDELGYNIIKDPVHVHDFHATILHQLGLNHEKLTYKHLGRRYRLTDVAGKVINDILV
- a CDS encoding ThuA domain-containing protein, with amino-acid sequence MKHLKSIICLITIGILLSNVSPSAGQSKKKTVKKPLIVFVTGDHEYSGEETLPMIAAELEKNYGMRTLVLKASPDYNSEENIPGLEALKDADLAIFYLRWRLLPADQVKHIDDYLKSGKPVIGFRTSTHAFNYPSGHPLEKWNAFGEFALGGPPGWGKGGHTHYGHNSSTDVSIIPTQSKNPILTGVDPNFHVRSWLYHVVPDYPSKGSTWLLMGKAVDPDKKAVENPVAWTWKTAAGGKVFTTTLGHPDDFNIASFQRLLINAIHWTVGKPIPKKWAGKIDINVPYRQQ
- a CDS encoding FN3 associated domain-containing protein, with the translated sequence MKITFKGFTEHALFALNIFIIFLLIFGKQISVPLWLQSFGRMHPMLLHFPIVLLLLAMLLEIFRYNKSYATLTLYHKFTSGLLLGGIFLATVTVIMGLLLSQEDGYSGSTLQWHKWTGVSLVFIFSFIYWIREKSWYNSPLSKMFALLTIISLLLTGHYGAILTHGENFVLAPVTPTPEKVSIEQAMIYQDVILPIFTAKCASCHNMEKAKGSLNLTDAASMLKGGKNGKLFVPGNPQISLLLQRLHLPVEDEKRMPPKGKPELTATEIAVLTLWIKGNAQLDKKVIDLPQQDSLRILASTTLGPSPSMAQQYDFAAASEATVKKLNNDYRVISILDKGSPALSVNIYNKTIYKPEALKELTEIKRQIVSLNLNGLPVQDEELKTISTFENLRKLNLNFTAIKGDGLKHLLPLKQLNTLSLSGTAVNFNTVKQLVAMKNLKELSLWRTDIKENEIGQLKQLAKGIRIITGFKDDGKSPIKLNQPHLSTTVSIFKNRIPLQIKHPINGVEIRYTTDGTEPDSLKSPLYDKEIEIKESVTLKTKAYKTGWYGSDVLTFNFYQSRYSPDSIAFIVAPSEKYKGDGPKTLTDLQLGSFDIQNGKWIGYNENMALMLFFKEQLPLKSISVNMMKKIQTHILPPQEFEVWGGTNEKNMRLLQRVKNPMPQKDEADAFIKMEVKFKSQSISCIKIVGKNFKKLPEWHAGKGQPAWIFMDEILLN
- a CDS encoding 6-bladed beta-propeller, with protein sequence MERRSFIKNTATLSASFFIMKDLMAKPKGPIYGHHNMRYTLDNKWGQLNPLKNPVNDCHEMVQDKKGRIILLTNETKNNILIYNKSGKLLNSWGHDFPGAHGLTIANEGKQESLFITDTDRHQVFKTTLDGNILKTIDCPMETGLYQKKEEFVPTEVAVADNGDFYIADGYGLQYVFHYNADGKLQGYFGGRGKEVKHLDNAHGVCVDKRSGNPTLLVTDRTRNCFKRFDMNGNLLEVIALPGACICRPVIKNENLYAAVLRSPDLNKADSGFVTILDKNNKVISNIGGTIPVYSNGTLQPMAQELQILHNPHDVCIDDDENIYVAQWASGKVYPYKFTRV
- a CDS encoding MFS transporter translates to MHQIQTSKLFWASCLALLVTSLSFGIRAGMMDQLGIDFQLNATQLGTITATAFWGFPLAIVIGGFIVDIIGMKRLLVMAFLFHLAGILLTIFAQGYWSLFFSTLLIGIANGTVEAACNPLVAALYPQEKTTRLNYFHLWFPGGVVIGTLLVTLFVHLGIGWQFQVGMMLIPTVIYGYIFSKLDFPVTERVSSGYSTADMYKAVGSPLFLFLFLCMFMTAITELFTGQWISLLLKNVTDNAILLLTITTGIMVIGRAFAKPIVQKLAPQGVLLFSAIFAAAGLYMLGSFTGNAVFFAAIIFGIGVCYFWPTMIGFVAENIPQSGALGLNLIGGAGMFAVSIYTMIMGSYYDGLIIKHLPIGSNLDLYSSATEGTAEALAYTTAKNLAGPEVLQITLILPILLIFAFGGLYLYMKNKKEVGAYRQCSELKS